A single region of the Streptomyces sp. NBC_01803 genome encodes:
- the pstA gene encoding phosphate ABC transporter permease PstA: protein MTDIDVTVRRTPVGPGRATLRPPRLPRWATAALVVGSLAAGATAGLVGRLDSRAQWGLIAALVFITATYGLSAAIEGRRYARDRMAAILVWASFILAVLPLASLVWETVARGVPGVSWYFLTHSMNGVLSWQDGGGIYHALLGTVEQVLIASLIAIPIGLLTAVYLVEYGRGKLAKTITFFVDVMTGIPSIVAGLFILSLWIMMLDFGYSGFAGAMALAILMMPIVVRSTEEMLKLVPNELRESALALGVPKWRTILKVVLPTSIGGITTGVMLALARIAGETAPILLLVFGNQMINGNAFEGAQSSLPLFVYEQWGYGTEQAYDRAWAAALVLIAFVMILNLVARGIARWKAPKTGR, encoded by the coding sequence ATGACCGACATCGATGTGACCGTCCGCCGCACGCCCGTCGGCCCCGGCCGGGCCACCCTCCGGCCGCCCCGGCTGCCGCGCTGGGCCACCGCCGCGCTGGTCGTCGGCTCCCTCGCGGCCGGTGCCACGGCCGGGCTCGTCGGCCGGCTCGACAGCCGCGCGCAGTGGGGCCTGATCGCGGCGCTGGTCTTCATCACCGCCACCTACGGCCTGTCCGCCGCGATAGAGGGCCGCCGGTACGCCAGGGACCGGATGGCCGCCATCCTGGTCTGGGCGAGCTTCATTCTCGCGGTGCTGCCGCTGGCCTCCCTCGTCTGGGAGACGGTCGCCCGGGGCGTGCCCGGCGTGAGCTGGTACTTCCTGACCCACTCCATGAACGGCGTGCTGAGCTGGCAGGACGGCGGTGGCATCTACCACGCCCTGCTGGGCACCGTCGAGCAGGTGCTGATCGCCTCCCTCATCGCCATCCCGATCGGCCTGCTCACGGCCGTCTACCTGGTCGAGTACGGGCGCGGCAAGCTGGCGAAGACCATCACCTTCTTCGTGGACGTGATGACCGGCATCCCGTCCATCGTGGCCGGCCTGTTCATCCTCAGCCTGTGGATCATGATGCTCGACTTCGGGTACTCGGGCTTCGCCGGGGCGATGGCGCTGGCGATCCTCATGATGCCGATCGTGGTCCGCTCCACCGAGGAGATGCTCAAGCTCGTCCCCAACGAGCTGCGCGAGTCGGCGCTCGCGCTGGGTGTGCCGAAGTGGCGGACGATCCTGAAGGTCGTGCTGCCGACCTCGATCGGTGGCATCACCACCGGCGTGATGCTGGCCCTGGCCCGGATCGCCGGCGAGACCGCGCCGATTCTGCTGCTCGTCTTCGGCAATCAGATGATCAACGGCAATGCGTTCGAAGGGGCGCAGTCCTCCCTGCCACTGTTCGTCTACGAGCAGTGGGGGTACGGGACCGAGCAGGCGTACGACCGCGCCTGGGCCGCCGCCCTCGTCCTGATCGCGTTCGTCATGATCCTCAACCTGGTCGCCCGCGGCATCGCCCGCTGGAAGGCCCCCAAGACCGGCCGCTGA
- the pstC gene encoding phosphate ABC transporter permease subunit PstC, with amino-acid sequence MPATKKNTDTRLGDRVFSTLSKGSGIALLVIMAAIAVFLAIRAVVAIGEDEGNFLTTFEWDANADPPVFGIAVLLFGTVVSSVIAMALAVPVAVGIALFISHYAPRRLATTIGYVVDLLAAVPSIIYGLWGALYLVPHMTGLFLWLDQFFGWTGVLAYDGTPARSLMTVGILLAIMILPIITSVTREVFLQTPKANQEAALALGATRWEVVRMTVLPFGRSGVISASMLGLGRALGETMAVATVLSPSFLIDPSLLESGGGTFAQNIASQFKEAGSTGRDALIASGLVLFLLTLLVNGAARLIIARRREYSGANA; translated from the coding sequence ATGCCCGCCACGAAGAAGAACACCGACACGCGCCTCGGCGACCGGGTGTTCAGCACCCTGTCCAAGGGGTCGGGGATCGCGCTGCTGGTGATCATGGCCGCGATCGCCGTCTTCCTCGCCATCCGCGCCGTGGTCGCGATCGGCGAGGACGAGGGGAACTTCCTCACCACCTTCGAGTGGGACGCCAACGCCGACCCGCCCGTCTTCGGTATCGCCGTCCTGCTCTTCGGCACCGTCGTCAGCTCGGTCATCGCCATGGCGCTGGCCGTGCCGGTCGCGGTCGGGATCGCGCTGTTCATCTCGCACTACGCGCCGCGCCGGCTGGCCACCACCATCGGCTACGTCGTGGACCTGCTGGCCGCCGTGCCGAGCATCATCTACGGCCTGTGGGGCGCGCTCTACCTGGTGCCGCACATGACCGGCCTGTTCCTCTGGCTCGACCAGTTCTTCGGCTGGACCGGCGTCCTCGCCTACGACGGCACGCCCGCCCGCTCCCTGATGACCGTCGGCATCCTGCTCGCCATCATGATCCTGCCGATCATCACCAGCGTCACCCGCGAGGTCTTCCTCCAGACCCCCAAGGCCAACCAGGAGGCCGCGCTCGCCCTCGGCGCCACCCGCTGGGAGGTCGTCCGCATGACCGTCCTGCCCTTCGGCCGCTCCGGCGTGATCAGCGCCTCGATGCTCGGCCTCGGCCGGGCGCTGGGCGAGACGATGGCCGTGGCCACCGTGCTCTCGCCGAGCTTCCTGATCGACCCCAGCCTGCTGGAGTCCGGCGGCGGCACGTTCGCGCAGAACATCGCCAGCCAGTTCAAGGAGGCCGGCTCCACCGGCCGTGACGCGCTCATCGCCTCCGGCCTCGTCCTCTTCCTTCTCACCCTGCTGGTCAACGGCGCGGCGCGGCTGATCATCGCCCGCCGCCGGGAGTACTCGGGGGCCAACGCATGA
- the pstS gene encoding phosphate ABC transporter substrate-binding protein PstS, protein MTLRLGAVLVSGALVALTACGTDDNSGLSGAVDFSLEDLDCGPGGTLLASGSSAQSNAMEVWVNTYQANCDGSQINYKATGSGAGVQEFLQGTTAFAGTDSRLTEGEVDESRSVCRDGGQAVHLPMLAGPIAVGYHVPGVDDLVLDSATLARIFDSEIRRWNDPAIAELNPDAELPDIPITPFHRSDGSGTTDNFTSYLHTAAPDAWPYEPDKAWKGSGGQSAEGSSGLVGMVQQNEGAISYFELSYAHQNGIDTVRVDTGADEPVEATVENASNAIAEADLVGTGGDLALELDSATRERGVYPIVLVTYEIVCDRGNAPGTLDLTRAFLGYAAGEEGQRALAEIDYAPISDDIIQQVRRRIDALA, encoded by the coding sequence GTGACGCTACGCCTCGGCGCGGTGCTGGTCTCCGGCGCTCTGGTCGCCCTCACTGCCTGTGGAACGGACGACAACTCCGGCCTTTCCGGCGCGGTGGACTTCTCGCTGGAGGATCTCGACTGCGGCCCCGGCGGCACGCTGCTCGCCTCCGGGTCGAGCGCCCAGTCCAACGCCATGGAGGTCTGGGTGAACACCTACCAGGCCAACTGTGACGGCAGCCAGATCAACTACAAGGCGACCGGCTCCGGGGCCGGGGTGCAGGAGTTCCTCCAGGGCACCACCGCCTTCGCCGGCACCGACTCGCGGCTCACCGAGGGCGAGGTGGACGAGTCGCGTTCCGTCTGCCGCGACGGCGGCCAGGCCGTTCACCTTCCGATGCTCGCCGGGCCCATCGCCGTCGGCTACCACGTTCCCGGCGTCGACGACCTCGTCCTCGACTCCGCCACCCTGGCCCGGATCTTCGACTCCGAGATCCGCCGGTGGAACGATCCGGCCATCGCCGAGCTCAACCCGGACGCCGAGCTGCCGGACATCCCGATCACCCCGTTCCACCGCTCCGACGGCTCGGGCACCACCGACAACTTCACCTCCTACCTGCACACCGCCGCCCCCGACGCCTGGCCGTACGAGCCGGACAAGGCATGGAAGGGCTCCGGCGGCCAGTCCGCCGAGGGCTCCTCCGGGCTGGTCGGCATGGTCCAGCAGAACGAGGGCGCCATCTCGTACTTCGAGCTGTCCTACGCCCACCAGAACGGCATCGACACCGTCCGCGTCGACACCGGTGCCGACGAGCCCGTCGAAGCCACCGTGGAGAACGCCTCCAACGCCATCGCCGAGGCCGATCTCGTCGGCACCGGGGGCGATCTGGCCCTGGAGCTCGACTCCGCCACCCGCGAGAGGGGCGTCTACCCGATCGTCCTGGTGACGTACGAGATCGTCTGCGACCGGGGGAACGCCCCGGGCACGCTGGACCTCACCCGGGCCTTCCTGGGGTACGCGGCCGGTGAGGAGGGACAGCGCGCCCTCGCCGAGATCGACTACGCGCCGATCTCCGACGACATCATCCAGCAGGTGCGCCGGCGCATCGACGCGCTGGCCTGA
- a CDS encoding metal-sensitive transcriptional regulator, whose translation MTTFDTVAAAGKAPVAGGPQGPHGYSKEKDSHLKRLRRIEGQIRGLQRMVEEDVYCIDILTQVSASTKALQSFALQLLEEHLRHCVAHAAEKGGPGIDEKVEEATAAIARMLRT comes from the coding sequence ATGACCACGTTTGACACGGTCGCGGCGGCGGGGAAAGCACCGGTGGCCGGCGGCCCACAGGGCCCCCACGGCTACAGCAAGGAGAAGGACTCGCACCTCAAGCGGCTCCGCCGCATCGAGGGGCAGATCCGCGGGCTCCAGCGCATGGTCGAGGAGGACGTCTACTGCATCGACATACTGACGCAGGTCTCCGCCTCCACCAAGGCCCTCCAGTCGTTCGCCCTCCAGCTTCTGGAGGAGCACCTGCGGCACTGCGTGGCGCACGCCGCGGAGAAGGGCGGCCCCGGCATCGACGAGAAGGTCGAGGAGGCCACGGCGGCCATCGCCCGCATGCTCAGGACGTGA